A window of the Cannabis sativa cultivar Pink pepper isolate KNU-18-1 chromosome X, ASM2916894v1, whole genome shotgun sequence genome harbors these coding sequences:
- the LOC133028952 gene encoding uncharacterized protein LOC133028952 isoform X5, with translation MARLTVSERQILRKKKIITLYMYWMNVLHVVQWFFKLWEKIIEHSIESSSLGRQLYILDIFANRQIVHQIAYESDVICFDQLRMNRKAFSTLCIMLETRGGLKASKYLQVDEQVAMFLHVIAHHVKNRVVRFRFMRSGETISKYFHNVLHSIIRLHGELLKRPEPVLENSTDERWKWFKSHKEAAPFKIKSFPWYDDLCAVFGKDRATGKHAETVTDVVEELEAEKENTTLGEDDFSNANNVDEVESMSVSDATRGAQSHTQSDGSSKKKRKAANHEELSNALTQSASILAECPR, from the exons ATGGCTCGCTTAACTGTAAGTGAAAGACAAATTTTGAGAAAGAAGAAGATCATAACTCTTTATATGTATTGGATGAATGTGTTGCATGTAGTGCAAtggttttttaaattatgggaaaaaattattgaacatAGTATTGAATCAAGCTCTTTGGGAAGACAATTATACATACTTGATATTTTTGCCAATAGGCAAATTGTGCACCAAATAGCTTATGAGAGTGATGTCATTTGTTTTGATCAACTTAGGATGAATAGGAAAGCATTTAGCACTTTATGCATAATGCTTGAAACTAGGGGTGGGTTAAAAGCATCTAAATATTTACAAGTAGATGAACAAGTGGCTATGTTTTTACATGTAATTGCTCATCATGTGAAAAATAGAGTCGTTAGATTTCGATTTATGAGATCGGGTGAGACAATTAGCAAATATTTTCATAATGTGTTACATTCAATCATTCGGCTACATGGAGAGTTATTGAAAAGACCTGAACCTGTTCTTGAAAATTCAACAGATGAGAGATGGAAATGGTTCaag AGTCATAAGGAAGCAGCCCCATTCAAGATCAAGTCATTCCCTTGGTATGACGACTTGTGTGCAGTTTTTGGCAAAGATCGTGCAACTGGAAAACATGCAGAGACTGTAACAGATGTTGTTGAAGAACTTGAAGCTGAAAAGGAAAACACTACACTTGGAGAAGATGATTTTAGCAATGCTAATAATGTGGATGAAGTGGAATCTATGTCTGTTTCAGATGCAACAAGAGGTGCTCAATCTCACACTCAATCAGATGGGTCTTCAAAGAAGAAAAGGAAAGCTGCAAATCATGAAGAACTTTCAAATGCACTTACACAATCAGCTTCTATTCTCGCAGAG TGTCCCAGATGA
- the LOC133028952 gene encoding uncharacterized protein LOC133028952 isoform X6: MARLTVSERQILRKKKIITLYMYWMNVLHVVQWFFKLWEKIIEHSIESSSLGRQLYILDIFANRQIVHQIAYESDVICFDQLRMNRKAFSTLCIMLETRGGLKASKYLQVDEQVAMFLHVIAHHVKNRVVRFRFMRSGETISKYFHNVLHSIIRLHGELLKRPEPVLENSTDERWKWFKNCLGALDGTHIRVRVSMNDKPKYRTRKGEIATNVLGVCSQDLQFIYVLPGWEGSAADGRVLRDAIRRTNGLCVPNGYYYLVDAGYTNCKGFLAP; encoded by the exons ATGGCTCGCTTAACTGTAAGTGAAAGACAAATTTTGAGAAAGAAGAAGATCATAACTCTTTATATGTATTGGATGAATGTGTTGCATGTAGTGCAAtggttttttaaattatgggaaaaaattattgaacatAGTATTGAATCAAGCTCTTTGGGAAGACAATTATACATACTTGATATTTTTGCCAATAGGCAAATTGTGCACCAAATAGCTTATGAGAGTGATGTCATTTGTTTTGATCAACTTAGGATGAATAGGAAAGCATTTAGCACTTTATGCATAATGCTTGAAACTAGGGGTGGGTTAAAAGCATCTAAATATTTACAAGTAGATGAACAAGTGGCTATGTTTTTACATGTAATTGCTCATCATGTGAAAAATAGAGTCGTTAGATTTCGATTTATGAGATCGGGTGAGACAATTAGCAAATATTTTCATAATGTGTTACATTCAATCATTCGGCTACATGGAGAGTTATTGAAAAGACCTGAACCTGTTCTTGAAAATTCAACAGATGAGAGATGGAAATGGTTCaag AATTGCTTAGGAGCACTAGATGGAACTCATATTAGAGTGAGAGTATCTATGAATGATAAACCAAAATATCGTACTCGAAAAGGTGAAATAGCTACAAATGTCTTAGGTGTATGCTCCCAAGACTTGCAATTCATATATGTGTTACCTGGTTGGGAAGGCTCTGCAGCAGATGGTAGAGTTTTACGTGATGCCATACGTAGAACAAATGGTTTGTGTGTTCCAAATG gttaTTATTACCTTGTAGATGCTGGATATACTAATTGTAAGGGATTTCTTGCTC CATGA
- the LOC133028952 gene encoding uncharacterized protein LOC133028952 isoform X8 gives MARLTVSERQILRKKKIITLYMYWMNVLHVVQWFFKLWEKIIEHSIESSSLGRQLYILDIFANRQIVHQIAYESDVICFDQLRMNRKAFSTLCIMLETRGGLKASKYLQVDEQVAMFLHVIAHHVKNRVVRFRFMRSGETISKYFHNVLHSIIRLHGELLKRPEPVLENSTDERWKWFKVYAPKTCNSYMCYLVGKALQQMVEFYVMPYVEQMVCVFQMMLDILIVRDFLLHIEANVIISTNGKMEILLEIHKNFLI, from the exons ATGGCTCGCTTAACTGTAAGTGAAAGACAAATTTTGAGAAAGAAGAAGATCATAACTCTTTATATGTATTGGATGAATGTGTTGCATGTAGTGCAAtggttttttaaattatgggaaaaaattattgaacatAGTATTGAATCAAGCTCTTTGGGAAGACAATTATACATACTTGATATTTTTGCCAATAGGCAAATTGTGCACCAAATAGCTTATGAGAGTGATGTCATTTGTTTTGATCAACTTAGGATGAATAGGAAAGCATTTAGCACTTTATGCATAATGCTTGAAACTAGGGGTGGGTTAAAAGCATCTAAATATTTACAAGTAGATGAACAAGTGGCTATGTTTTTACATGTAATTGCTCATCATGTGAAAAATAGAGTCGTTAGATTTCGATTTATGAGATCGGGTGAGACAATTAGCAAATATTTTCATAATGTGTTACATTCAATCATTCGGCTACATGGAGAGTTATTGAAAAGACCTGAACCTGTTCTTGAAAATTCAACAGATGAGAGATGGAAATGGTTCaag GTGTATGCTCCCAAGACTTGCAATTCATATATGTGTTACCTGGTTGGGAAGGCTCTGCAGCAGATGGTAGAGTTTTACGTGATGCCATACGTAGAACAAATGGTTTGTGTGTTCCAAATG ATGCTGGATATACTAATTGTAAGGGATTTCTTGCTCCATATCGAGGCCAACGTTATCATCTCAACCAATGGGAAGATGGAAATCCTCCTAGAAATTCACAAGAATTTTTTAATATGA
- the LOC133028952 gene encoding uncharacterized protein LOC133028952 isoform X3, with amino-acid sequence MARLTVSERQILRKKKIITLYMYWMNVLHVVQWFFKLWEKIIEHSIESSSLGRQLYILDIFANRQIVHQIAYESDVICFDQLRMNRKAFSTLCIMLETRGGLKASKYLQVDEQVAMFLHVIAHHVKNRVVRFRFMRSGETISKYFHNVLHSIIRLHGELLKRPEPVLENSTDERWKWFKSHKEAAPFKIKSFPWYDDLCAVFGKDRATGKHAETVTDVVEELEAEKENTTLGEDDFSNANNVDEVESMSVSDATRGAQSHTQSDGSSKKKRKAANHEELSNALTQSASILAEVIEKASIRLSKAIGEDLNEKHMQLGKELERTTTLTTTQRHKVARMIMQDNALVSYFFSVPDDEKDEWARLRLMALFSTQ; translated from the exons ATGGCTCGCTTAACTGTAAGTGAAAGACAAATTTTGAGAAAGAAGAAGATCATAACTCTTTATATGTATTGGATGAATGTGTTGCATGTAGTGCAAtggttttttaaattatgggaaaaaattattgaacatAGTATTGAATCAAGCTCTTTGGGAAGACAATTATACATACTTGATATTTTTGCCAATAGGCAAATTGTGCACCAAATAGCTTATGAGAGTGATGTCATTTGTTTTGATCAACTTAGGATGAATAGGAAAGCATTTAGCACTTTATGCATAATGCTTGAAACTAGGGGTGGGTTAAAAGCATCTAAATATTTACAAGTAGATGAACAAGTGGCTATGTTTTTACATGTAATTGCTCATCATGTGAAAAATAGAGTCGTTAGATTTCGATTTATGAGATCGGGTGAGACAATTAGCAAATATTTTCATAATGTGTTACATTCAATCATTCGGCTACATGGAGAGTTATTGAAAAGACCTGAACCTGTTCTTGAAAATTCAACAGATGAGAGATGGAAATGGTTCaag AGTCATAAGGAAGCAGCCCCATTCAAGATCAAGTCATTCCCTTGGTATGACGACTTGTGTGCAGTTTTTGGCAAAGATCGTGCAACTGGAAAACATGCAGAGACTGTAACAGATGTTGTTGAAGAACTTGAAGCTGAAAAGGAAAACACTACACTTGGAGAAGATGATTTTAGCAATGCTAATAATGTGGATGAAGTGGAATCTATGTCTGTTTCAGATGCAACAAGAGGTGCTCAATCTCACACTCAATCAGATGGGTCTTCAAAGAAGAAAAGGAAAGCTGCAAATCATGAAGAACTTTCAAATGCACTTACACAATCAGCTTCTATTCTCGCAGAGGTAATTGAAAAGGCTTCAATTCGTTTGAGTAAAGCTATTGGTGAAGACTTGAATGAAAAGCATATGCAGCTCGGGAAAGAGTTAGAAAGGACCACTACACTTACTACAACTCAACGTCATAAGGTAGCTCGCATGATTATGCAAGATAATGCTCTGGTTTCTTACTTTTTCAGTGTCCCAGATGATGAGAAGGATGAATGGGCGAGACTTCGATTGATGGCTCTCTTTAGTACACAATGA
- the LOC133028952 gene encoding protein ALP1-like isoform X2, with product MARLTVSERQILRKKKIITLYMYWMNVLHVVQWFFKLWEKIIEHSIESSSLGRQLYILDIFANRQIVHQIAYESDVICFDQLRMNRKAFSTLCIMLETRGGLKASKYLQVDEQVAMFLHVIAHHVKNRVVRFRFMRSGETISKYFHNVLHSIIRLHGELLKRPEPVLENSTDERWKWFKNCLGALDGTHIRVRVSMNDKPKYRTRKGEIATNVLGVCSQDLQFIYVLPGWEGSAADGRVLRDAIRRTNGLCVPNDAGYTNCKGFLAPYRGQRYHLNQWEDGNPPRNSQEFFNMKHSSARNVIERCFGAIKSRWAILRSPSFYPIKTQNRIILACCLLHNFIRREMPTDNTYMHSENEINSGDEEDVDGSIRSIEASEEWTTFRNNLAHEMYSEWRERRRAS from the exons ATGGCTCGCTTAACTGTAAGTGAAAGACAAATTTTGAGAAAGAAGAAGATCATAACTCTTTATATGTATTGGATGAATGTGTTGCATGTAGTGCAAtggttttttaaattatgggaaaaaattattgaacatAGTATTGAATCAAGCTCTTTGGGAAGACAATTATACATACTTGATATTTTTGCCAATAGGCAAATTGTGCACCAAATAGCTTATGAGAGTGATGTCATTTGTTTTGATCAACTTAGGATGAATAGGAAAGCATTTAGCACTTTATGCATAATGCTTGAAACTAGGGGTGGGTTAAAAGCATCTAAATATTTACAAGTAGATGAACAAGTGGCTATGTTTTTACATGTAATTGCTCATCATGTGAAAAATAGAGTCGTTAGATTTCGATTTATGAGATCGGGTGAGACAATTAGCAAATATTTTCATAATGTGTTACATTCAATCATTCGGCTACATGGAGAGTTATTGAAAAGACCTGAACCTGTTCTTGAAAATTCAACAGATGAGAGATGGAAATGGTTCaag AATTGCTTAGGAGCACTAGATGGAACTCATATTAGAGTGAGAGTATCTATGAATGATAAACCAAAATATCGTACTCGAAAAGGTGAAATAGCTACAAATGTCTTAGGTGTATGCTCCCAAGACTTGCAATTCATATATGTGTTACCTGGTTGGGAAGGCTCTGCAGCAGATGGTAGAGTTTTACGTGATGCCATACGTAGAACAAATGGTTTGTGTGTTCCAAATG ATGCTGGATATACTAATTGTAAGGGATTTCTTGCTCCATATCGAGGCCAACGTTATCATCTCAACCAATGGGAAGATGGAAATCCTCCTAGAAATTCACAAGAATTTTTTAATATGAAGCATTCATCTGCTAGGAATGTCATTGAGAGATGTTTTGGTGCAATTAAGAGTCGATGGGCAATTCTTAGGAGTCCGTCATTCTATCCAATAAAGACTCAAAATCGAATCATTTTGGCATGTTGTTTGCTTCACAATTTTATTAGAAGAGAAATGCCTACTGATAATACTTATATGCATTCAGAGAATGAGATTAACAGTGGAGACGAAGAAGATGTTGATGGATCCATAAGAAGTATTGAAGCTTCTGAAGAGTGGACAACGTTTAGAAACAATTTAGCACATGAGATGTATAGTGAATGGAGGGAACGTAGGAGAGCAagctag
- the LOC133028952 gene encoding uncharacterized protein LOC133028952 isoform X7 — protein sequence MARLTVSERQILRKKKIITLYMYWMNVLHVVQWFFKLWEKIIEHSIESSSLGRQLYILDIFANRQIVHQIAYESDVICFDQLRMNRKAFSTLCIMLETRGGLKASKYLQVDEQVAMFLHVIAHHVKNRVVRFRFMRSGETISKYFHNVLHSIIRLHGELLKRPEPVLENSTDERWKWFKNCLGALDGTHIRVRVSMNDKPKYRTRKGEIATNVLGVCSQDLQFIYVLPGWEGSAADGRVLRDAIRRTNGLCVPNDAGYTNCKGFLAP from the exons ATGGCTCGCTTAACTGTAAGTGAAAGACAAATTTTGAGAAAGAAGAAGATCATAACTCTTTATATGTATTGGATGAATGTGTTGCATGTAGTGCAAtggttttttaaattatgggaaaaaattattgaacatAGTATTGAATCAAGCTCTTTGGGAAGACAATTATACATACTTGATATTTTTGCCAATAGGCAAATTGTGCACCAAATAGCTTATGAGAGTGATGTCATTTGTTTTGATCAACTTAGGATGAATAGGAAAGCATTTAGCACTTTATGCATAATGCTTGAAACTAGGGGTGGGTTAAAAGCATCTAAATATTTACAAGTAGATGAACAAGTGGCTATGTTTTTACATGTAATTGCTCATCATGTGAAAAATAGAGTCGTTAGATTTCGATTTATGAGATCGGGTGAGACAATTAGCAAATATTTTCATAATGTGTTACATTCAATCATTCGGCTACATGGAGAGTTATTGAAAAGACCTGAACCTGTTCTTGAAAATTCAACAGATGAGAGATGGAAATGGTTCaag AATTGCTTAGGAGCACTAGATGGAACTCATATTAGAGTGAGAGTATCTATGAATGATAAACCAAAATATCGTACTCGAAAAGGTGAAATAGCTACAAATGTCTTAGGTGTATGCTCCCAAGACTTGCAATTCATATATGTGTTACCTGGTTGGGAAGGCTCTGCAGCAGATGGTAGAGTTTTACGTGATGCCATACGTAGAACAAATGGTTTGTGTGTTCCAAATG ATGCTGGATATACTAATTGTAAGGGATTTCTTGCTC CATGA
- the LOC133028952 gene encoding protein ALP1-like isoform X1, protein MARLTVSERQILRKKKIITLYMYWMNVLHVVQWFFKLWEKIIEHSIESSSLGRQLYILDIFANRQIVHQIAYESDVICFDQLRMNRKAFSTLCIMLETRGGLKASKYLQVDEQVAMFLHVIAHHVKNRVVRFRFMRSGETISKYFHNVLHSIIRLHGELLKRPEPVLENSTDERWKWFKNCLGALDGTHIRVRVSMNDKPKYRTRKGEIATNVLGVCSQDLQFIYVLPGWEGSAADGRVLRDAIRRTNGLCVPNGYYYLVDAGYTNCKGFLAPYRGQRYHLNQWEDGNPPRNSQEFFNMKHSSARNVIERCFGAIKSRWAILRSPSFYPIKTQNRIILACCLLHNFIRREMPTDNTYMHSENEINSGDEEDVDGSIRSIEASEEWTTFRNNLAHEMYSEWRERRRAS, encoded by the exons ATGGCTCGCTTAACTGTAAGTGAAAGACAAATTTTGAGAAAGAAGAAGATCATAACTCTTTATATGTATTGGATGAATGTGTTGCATGTAGTGCAAtggttttttaaattatgggaaaaaattattgaacatAGTATTGAATCAAGCTCTTTGGGAAGACAATTATACATACTTGATATTTTTGCCAATAGGCAAATTGTGCACCAAATAGCTTATGAGAGTGATGTCATTTGTTTTGATCAACTTAGGATGAATAGGAAAGCATTTAGCACTTTATGCATAATGCTTGAAACTAGGGGTGGGTTAAAAGCATCTAAATATTTACAAGTAGATGAACAAGTGGCTATGTTTTTACATGTAATTGCTCATCATGTGAAAAATAGAGTCGTTAGATTTCGATTTATGAGATCGGGTGAGACAATTAGCAAATATTTTCATAATGTGTTACATTCAATCATTCGGCTACATGGAGAGTTATTGAAAAGACCTGAACCTGTTCTTGAAAATTCAACAGATGAGAGATGGAAATGGTTCaag AATTGCTTAGGAGCACTAGATGGAACTCATATTAGAGTGAGAGTATCTATGAATGATAAACCAAAATATCGTACTCGAAAAGGTGAAATAGCTACAAATGTCTTAGGTGTATGCTCCCAAGACTTGCAATTCATATATGTGTTACCTGGTTGGGAAGGCTCTGCAGCAGATGGTAGAGTTTTACGTGATGCCATACGTAGAACAAATGGTTTGTGTGTTCCAAATG gttaTTATTACCTTGTAGATGCTGGATATACTAATTGTAAGGGATTTCTTGCTCCATATCGAGGCCAACGTTATCATCTCAACCAATGGGAAGATGGAAATCCTCCTAGAAATTCACAAGAATTTTTTAATATGAAGCATTCATCTGCTAGGAATGTCATTGAGAGATGTTTTGGTGCAATTAAGAGTCGATGGGCAATTCTTAGGAGTCCGTCATTCTATCCAATAAAGACTCAAAATCGAATCATTTTGGCATGTTGTTTGCTTCACAATTTTATTAGAAGAGAAATGCCTACTGATAATACTTATATGCATTCAGAGAATGAGATTAACAGTGGAGACGAAGAAGATGTTGATGGATCCATAAGAAGTATTGAAGCTTCTGAAGAGTGGACAACGTTTAGAAACAATTTAGCACATGAGATGTATAGTGAATGGAGGGAACGTAGGAGAGCAagctag
- the LOC133028952 gene encoding uncharacterized protein At2g29880-like isoform X9: METSKGRGPGQNKRFWSEDEDKHLIESLMELNNEGKGNFKPGHLRAIEMKLKERMPGCDIQAKPHIESRMKTLKTHFQIVHEMLTGPFCSGFGWESNRKTVIMRNQRWEAYLQSHKEAAPFKIKSFPWYDDLCAVFGKDRATGKHAETVTDVVEELEAEKENTTLGEDDFSNANNVDEVESMSVSDATRGAQSHTQSDGSSKKKRKAANHEELSNALTQSASILAECPR, from the exons ATGGAGACTTCAAAAGGAAGAGGTCCAGGACAAAATAAAAGATTTTGGAGTGAAGATGAAGACAAACACTTGATTGAATCACTTATGGAGCTAAATAATGAAGGGAAAGGAAACTTCAAGCCAGGTCATCTTAGAGCTATTGAGATGAAACTAAAAGAGCGAATGCCTGGATGTGACATACAAGCTAAGCCACACATTGAGTCTAGAATGAAAACTTTGAAGACTCATTTTCAAATAGTACATGAAATGTTGACTGGACCTTTTTGTAGCGGGTTTGGATGGGAAAGTAATAGAAAAACTGTAATCATGAGAAACCAAAGGTGGGAAGCATATTTGCAg AGTCATAAGGAAGCAGCCCCATTCAAGATCAAGTCATTCCCTTGGTATGACGACTTGTGTGCAGTTTTTGGCAAAGATCGTGCAACTGGAAAACATGCAGAGACTGTAACAGATGTTGTTGAAGAACTTGAAGCTGAAAAGGAAAACACTACACTTGGAGAAGATGATTTTAGCAATGCTAATAATGTGGATGAAGTGGAATCTATGTCTGTTTCAGATGCAACAAGAGGTGCTCAATCTCACACTCAATCAGATGGGTCTTCAAAGAAGAAAAGGAAAGCTGCAAATCATGAAGAACTTTCAAATGCACTTACACAATCAGCTTCTATTCTCGCAGAG TGTCCCAGATGA
- the LOC133028952 gene encoding uncharacterized protein At2g29880-like isoform X4, whose product METSKGRGPGQNKRFWSEDEDKHLIESLMELNNEGKGNFKPGHLRAIEMKLKERMPGCDIQAKPHIESRMKTLKTHFQIVHEMLTGPFCSGFGWESNRKTVIMRNQRWEAYLQSHKEAAPFKIKSFPWYDDLCAVFGKDRATGKHAETVTDVVEELEAEKENTTLGEDDFSNANNVDEVESMSVSDATRGAQSHTQSDGSSKKKRKAANHEELSNALTQSASILAEVIEKASIRLSKAIGEDLNEKHMQLGKELERTTTLTTTQRHKVARMIMQDNALVSYFFSVPDDEKDEWARLRLMALFSTQ is encoded by the exons ATGGAGACTTCAAAAGGAAGAGGTCCAGGACAAAATAAAAGATTTTGGAGTGAAGATGAAGACAAACACTTGATTGAATCACTTATGGAGCTAAATAATGAAGGGAAAGGAAACTTCAAGCCAGGTCATCTTAGAGCTATTGAGATGAAACTAAAAGAGCGAATGCCTGGATGTGACATACAAGCTAAGCCACACATTGAGTCTAGAATGAAAACTTTGAAGACTCATTTTCAAATAGTACATGAAATGTTGACTGGACCTTTTTGTAGCGGGTTTGGATGGGAAAGTAATAGAAAAACTGTAATCATGAGAAACCAAAGGTGGGAAGCATATTTGCAg AGTCATAAGGAAGCAGCCCCATTCAAGATCAAGTCATTCCCTTGGTATGACGACTTGTGTGCAGTTTTTGGCAAAGATCGTGCAACTGGAAAACATGCAGAGACTGTAACAGATGTTGTTGAAGAACTTGAAGCTGAAAAGGAAAACACTACACTTGGAGAAGATGATTTTAGCAATGCTAATAATGTGGATGAAGTGGAATCTATGTCTGTTTCAGATGCAACAAGAGGTGCTCAATCTCACACTCAATCAGATGGGTCTTCAAAGAAGAAAAGGAAAGCTGCAAATCATGAAGAACTTTCAAATGCACTTACACAATCAGCTTCTATTCTCGCAGAGGTAATTGAAAAGGCTTCAATTCGTTTGAGTAAAGCTATTGGTGAAGACTTGAATGAAAAGCATATGCAGCTCGGGAAAGAGTTAGAAAGGACCACTACACTTACTACAACTCAACGTCATAAGGTAGCTCGCATGATTATGCAAGATAATGCTCTGGTTTCTTACTTTTTCAGTGTCCCAGATGATGAGAAGGATGAATGGGCGAGACTTCGATTGATGGCTCTCTTTAGTACACAATGA